A single region of the Arthrobacter sp. zg-Y20 genome encodes:
- a CDS encoding ABC transporter ATP-binding protein has product MSHSAPAGAPAPAAPAPAAPAAPAALELQAVTLEYPDGGGTLKALDNVDLRVPRGQILSLVGPSGSGKSSLLAVAATLIAPTSGTVTVAGTDVGDLNDAGRTALRRSGVGIVFQQPNLLASLTAAEQLVITDRLRGKAGPASERRALELLELVGLAHEAGKRPHQLSGGQRQRVNIARALMGSPSLLLVDEPTAALDTQRSESIVQLLVKVTREFGLGTVMVTHDTGFVPLTDAVAGMVDGRLGAPAHPESL; this is encoded by the coding sequence ATGTCACACTCAGCCCCTGCAGGAGCACCGGCACCAGCGGCACCGGCACCAGCCGCACCGGCAGCGCCGGCGGCCCTGGAGCTTCAGGCAGTCACGCTGGAGTACCCCGACGGCGGCGGTACGCTCAAGGCGCTGGACAACGTCGATCTCCGGGTACCCCGGGGGCAGATCCTTTCCCTCGTCGGACCCTCCGGCTCGGGAAAGTCCTCCCTGCTGGCCGTCGCCGCCACACTGATCGCCCCCACCAGCGGGACCGTCACGGTAGCGGGAACCGACGTCGGGGACCTCAACGACGCCGGCCGGACTGCCCTGCGGCGCAGCGGGGTGGGGATTGTTTTTCAACAACCCAACCTCCTGGCCTCACTGACCGCCGCGGAGCAGCTGGTCATCACTGACCGGCTGCGGGGCAAAGCCGGTCCGGCTTCGGAACGGCGCGCGTTGGAACTGCTCGAACTCGTGGGCCTGGCTCACGAAGCCGGAAAGCGTCCCCACCAGCTTTCCGGAGGACAGCGCCAGCGGGTGAACATCGCCCGGGCGCTGATGGGCAGCCCGTCGCTGCTGCTCGTGGATGAACCAACCGCTGCCCTCGACACTCAACGGTCCGAATCGATCGTGCAGCTCCTGGTGAAAGTGACCCGGGAATTCGGGCTGGGCACCGTGATGGTCACCCACGACACAGGATTCGTCCCGTTGACGGACGCAGTGGCGGGCATGGTGGACGGGCGTCTCGGTGCTCCCGCCCACCCGGAGTCCCTCTAA
- a CDS encoding MFS transporter — translation MAGSGQKLWTKGFVLAIITNLFLSMVFYLLMTSMALYAVEEFAASDSAGGFASGSFVIGALLARVFAGKFLDFVGRRRLLIVSLAVFVVAALLYIPAGSLALLLTVRIIHGAAFGAASTSLSASVMGLIPINRRGEGTGYFGISTTLATAVGPFLAVMLVDSVSYRALFLVTTACAAVALVLSLVLRLPERTPTPEEQKNKWRMHLTDIIDPGALSIASVMFIAGAAYAGVLSFLNSYAQSEGLVLGASLFFVVYAAVVLVSRLFVGRIQDRHGDNAVIYPTLVSFAAGLALLAYAPNNAVLAVAGIFLGFGFGALMPCAQAIAVSMAPAHRIGLATSTFFILMDAGIGVGPLLLGMLLPVTGYHGMYWVLAAVVLASTVLYHFVHGRKNVRPGTPVDPKLGVPAA, via the coding sequence GTGGCTGGCAGCGGTCAGAAATTATGGACCAAGGGATTTGTGCTGGCGATCATCACCAATCTGTTCCTCTCAATGGTGTTCTACCTGCTGATGACCAGCATGGCCCTGTATGCCGTTGAGGAATTCGCGGCCTCGGACAGCGCCGGCGGCTTCGCATCCGGTTCCTTTGTTATCGGCGCCCTGCTGGCCCGGGTTTTCGCGGGCAAGTTCCTCGACTTTGTCGGACGGCGCCGGCTGCTGATTGTCAGCCTGGCCGTCTTCGTTGTGGCGGCGCTCCTGTACATCCCGGCGGGCAGCCTGGCCCTGCTGCTTACCGTGCGGATCATCCACGGTGCAGCGTTCGGCGCGGCCAGCACGAGCCTTTCCGCGTCCGTGATGGGGCTAATCCCGATCAACCGGCGCGGGGAAGGCACCGGCTACTTCGGCATTTCGACCACACTGGCCACCGCCGTCGGGCCGTTCCTCGCCGTCATGCTGGTGGATTCGGTGAGTTACCGCGCCCTCTTCCTGGTCACCACCGCCTGCGCCGCGGTCGCACTTGTCCTGTCCCTGGTGCTGCGCCTGCCCGAGCGCACGCCCACGCCGGAGGAACAGAAGAACAAGTGGCGGATGCACCTGACGGACATCATTGATCCCGGAGCCTTGTCCATTGCCTCCGTAATGTTCATAGCCGGCGCCGCCTACGCGGGGGTCCTGTCCTTCCTGAACTCCTACGCCCAGTCCGAGGGCCTGGTCCTCGGTGCCAGCCTCTTCTTTGTGGTCTATGCCGCGGTGGTGCTGGTGTCCCGGCTCTTTGTGGGACGCATCCAGGACCGCCACGGCGACAATGCCGTGATTTACCCGACGCTGGTGTCCTTCGCCGCCGGCCTGGCCCTGCTGGCCTACGCACCCAACAACGCCGTTCTGGCCGTGGCCGGGATCTTCCTGGGCTTCGGATTCGGCGCCCTGATGCCGTGCGCCCAGGCGATCGCCGTCAGCATGGCACCGGCGCACCGGATCGGGCTGGCCACCTCCACGTTCTTCATCCTCATGGACGCTGGCATTGGCGTGGGGCCGCTGCTGCTGGGCATGCTCCTGCCGGTTACCGGGTACCACGGAATGTACTGGGTGCTGGCCGCCGTGGTGCTGGCATCCACGGTGCTGTACCACTTTGTGCACGGCCGCAAGAATGTCCGCCCCGGCACACCGGTGGATCCCAAGCTGGGCGTTCCTGCCGCCTGA
- a CDS encoding sensor histidine kinase, translating to MSTSNTVSRGSGAPAIPSGTVLRFLRVALHVAFAGLLALALFQLTLDRPGTALLAAAYTGSLLLAVVYLAGTVAEQRYAAQGLGPDPERYGTGWLALVTGLWLVLLVVSEDFAWLAFPLFFLALHLLRTRPALVAVGCMAAAVTVARWAHTGMFTFADVLGPLIGALFAVVMGSAYSTLHAESVRQQRALEDLERTRSELALSQHDAGVLAERTRLAREIHDTLAQGFSSIVLMSRAAGTAMDNGDTGLARERLATVQETAAQNLAEARRFVRGLAATGDGGSLTAGLERLCAQVSRQAASGGRVLECTLRVDGEPRAMTEADETTLLRAARASLANVLSHSRASHAVVTLNFGDDAVTLDVFDDGAGFDSALLPEVPRADGSGFGLLSLRQRVDDLGGTLSVESAPGEGTVVAISLPLRRRSGT from the coding sequence ATGAGCACGTCGAACACGGTTAGCCGGGGCAGCGGGGCCCCGGCCATACCGTCCGGCACCGTGCTGCGGTTCCTGCGGGTGGCGCTGCACGTAGCTTTCGCTGGGTTGCTGGCCCTGGCGCTGTTCCAGCTGACTTTGGATCGCCCGGGTACCGCGCTGCTTGCTGCGGCCTACACCGGCAGCCTGCTGCTCGCCGTCGTCTACCTGGCGGGCACGGTGGCCGAGCAGAGGTACGCAGCACAGGGCCTGGGCCCGGACCCGGAACGGTACGGCACAGGCTGGCTGGCGCTGGTAACGGGACTGTGGCTTGTTCTGCTGGTGGTCAGCGAGGATTTCGCCTGGCTGGCATTTCCGCTGTTTTTCCTGGCATTGCACCTGTTGCGGACCCGGCCGGCCCTGGTCGCTGTGGGGTGCATGGCGGCGGCCGTGACGGTGGCCCGCTGGGCACACACGGGGATGTTCACATTCGCCGACGTCCTTGGCCCGCTGATCGGCGCCCTTTTTGCCGTAGTCATGGGATCCGCCTACTCAACGCTGCACGCTGAAAGCGTCCGTCAGCAACGCGCTCTGGAGGACTTGGAACGCACCCGCAGCGAGCTAGCCCTGTCCCAGCATGATGCGGGAGTGCTTGCCGAACGAACCCGGCTGGCACGCGAAATCCATGACACCCTGGCGCAGGGATTCTCCAGCATTGTCCTGATGTCCCGTGCCGCCGGCACCGCCATGGACAACGGAGACACCGGCCTTGCCCGGGAACGCCTGGCCACGGTGCAGGAGACGGCTGCGCAGAACCTGGCGGAGGCCCGCAGGTTTGTGCGCGGCCTTGCCGCCACCGGAGACGGTGGCTCGCTGACCGCGGGACTGGAACGCCTGTGCGCCCAGGTATCCAGGCAGGCAGCCTCAGGCGGACGCGTCCTGGAGTGCACGCTGCGCGTGGACGGGGAACCCAGGGCTATGACCGAAGCAGATGAAACCACGCTGCTGCGGGCCGCCCGGGCGTCGCTGGCCAACGTCCTGTCCCACTCCCGCGCGTCACACGCGGTAGTGACCCTGAATTTTGGCGATGACGCCGTGACACTGGACGTGTTCGACGACGGCGCCGGCTTCGATTCGGCCCTGCTTCCGGAGGTGCCGCGCGCGGACGGCAGCGGTTTCGGGTTGCTTTCACTGCGGCAGCGGGTTGATGACCTCGGCGGAACGCTGAGCGTGGAGTCTGCTCCCGGAGAGGGCACCGTGGTGGCGATCAGCCTTCCGCTCCGCCGGAGGTCCGGAACATGA
- a CDS encoding ATP-binding protein, protein MTRGQLRVFLGAAPGVGKTYAMLEEGHRLHGEGRDVVVGLVETHGRAGTAALAAGLETMPRINVPHRGLDLAEMDLDGLLARRPDYALVDELAHTNAPGLRHQKRWQDVQSLLDAGINVLSTVNIQHIDSLNDVIEQITGTLQAETVPDAVLREADQVELVDLAPQSLRGRLSEGCIYPAERVDAALSNYFRLGNLTALRELALLWLADEVDSALNRYRAEHGINRKWEARERVVVALTGGPEGHTLLRRGARIAARSAGGKLLAVHVSGNDGLSGPQPGELAAQRALVEKLGGSFHQVVGNDIPQALVDFARGVNATQLVIGVSRRPRIAALLSGPGIGATVIRESGDIDVHMVSHSAAARTLVLPHLGSALSMRRRLLGFAFALVGGPLLTAALVAAQSAETITGDVLSYQLLVILVALVGGIWPALFAALLSGLTLDFFFISPLYTVTVATPSHMLALGLYVVNAMLVSYVVDAAARRARTARRSASESELLASVAGSVLRGEDALAALVGRTREAFNVSAARLRVDGADLYSDGDWPDKAEPEDPAFTRLPVGENGFLDLWGRELAASDRRLLAVITAQLEAALEHRELTETARGLGSLAEADKVRTALLAAVGHDLRRPLTAATAAVTGLRATDVTWSEQDRNELLATAEESLASLSGLVTSLLDVSRLQAGVVGVSLAPVDVADAVLPALEELELGPAEVELEIPSVQRTVTADPVLLQRVLVNLLANAMRFSPEGSKTVLSVSEFAGRVEIRVIDSGPGVPEQRKGEIFVPFQRLGDTDNSTGLGLGLALAKGFTEGMGGTLETEDTPGGGLTMVLSLPAAARVSIPGRSNRAVAG, encoded by the coding sequence ATGACGCGGGGACAACTAAGGGTATTTCTGGGGGCGGCGCCCGGCGTGGGGAAAACCTACGCCATGCTCGAGGAAGGGCACCGCCTCCACGGGGAGGGCCGCGACGTCGTTGTGGGACTGGTGGAAACCCACGGCCGGGCCGGCACAGCCGCCCTGGCCGCGGGGCTGGAAACCATGCCGCGGATCAACGTGCCGCACCGCGGACTGGACCTGGCGGAAATGGATCTGGACGGCCTGCTGGCCAGGCGCCCCGACTATGCGCTGGTGGATGAACTGGCGCACACGAATGCCCCCGGCCTGAGGCACCAGAAGCGCTGGCAGGATGTTCAGTCGCTGTTGGACGCAGGGATCAATGTCCTGTCCACGGTGAACATCCAGCACATCGATTCACTCAACGACGTCATTGAGCAGATCACCGGCACCCTGCAGGCCGAAACGGTGCCTGATGCCGTGCTGCGCGAGGCGGACCAGGTGGAGCTGGTGGACCTGGCCCCGCAGTCCCTGCGGGGCCGGCTTTCCGAAGGGTGCATTTATCCGGCCGAACGGGTGGACGCTGCCCTCTCCAACTATTTCCGGCTGGGGAACCTGACGGCGCTGCGCGAGCTGGCCCTGCTGTGGCTGGCGGACGAAGTGGATTCGGCGTTGAACCGGTACCGGGCCGAGCACGGCATCAACCGTAAATGGGAGGCGCGGGAGCGTGTGGTGGTGGCCCTGACCGGCGGCCCCGAAGGCCACACCCTGCTGCGCCGCGGTGCACGGATTGCCGCCCGTTCCGCGGGCGGCAAGCTGCTTGCCGTGCACGTTTCCGGGAACGACGGGTTGAGCGGCCCGCAGCCCGGCGAGCTCGCGGCCCAGCGGGCGCTGGTGGAAAAGCTGGGCGGCAGTTTCCACCAGGTGGTGGGCAATGACATTCCGCAGGCCCTGGTGGACTTTGCCCGCGGGGTCAACGCCACGCAGCTGGTGATCGGCGTCAGCCGCCGGCCCCGGATTGCCGCCCTGCTGTCCGGTCCGGGGATCGGGGCGACGGTCATCCGCGAGTCGGGCGACATTGATGTGCACATGGTCTCCCATTCGGCCGCTGCCAGGACCCTGGTGCTGCCGCACCTGGGCAGCGCCCTCTCGATGCGCCGGCGCCTGCTGGGCTTCGCCTTCGCGCTGGTGGGCGGTCCGCTGCTCACCGCCGCCCTGGTGGCCGCCCAAAGCGCGGAAACCATTACCGGCGACGTCCTGAGCTACCAGCTGCTGGTGATCCTTGTGGCCCTGGTCGGCGGTATCTGGCCCGCATTGTTCGCCGCGCTGCTCTCGGGCCTCACCCTGGACTTCTTCTTCATCTCACCGCTCTACACCGTGACGGTGGCCACGCCGTCGCACATGCTGGCGCTGGGACTCTATGTGGTCAATGCGATGCTGGTCAGCTACGTGGTGGACGCTGCGGCGCGGCGCGCGCGCACCGCCCGGCGCTCCGCCTCGGAATCAGAGCTGCTCGCATCCGTGGCAGGCAGCGTGCTGCGCGGCGAGGACGCCCTGGCAGCATTGGTGGGACGCACCCGGGAGGCGTTCAATGTCAGCGCGGCCCGGCTGCGGGTGGACGGAGCGGATCTGTACTCCGACGGCGACTGGCCGGACAAGGCCGAACCCGAAGACCCTGCGTTCACCCGCCTGCCGGTAGGGGAGAACGGCTTCCTGGACCTCTGGGGCCGTGAACTGGCTGCCTCAGACCGCCGGCTGCTGGCGGTCATCACCGCGCAGCTGGAGGCAGCACTGGAGCACCGGGAACTGACCGAAACCGCGCGCGGCCTCGGCTCGCTGGCCGAAGCCGACAAGGTCCGCACGGCCCTGCTGGCCGCCGTCGGGCATGACCTGCGCCGGCCGCTGACTGCCGCCACTGCTGCCGTCACGGGCCTGCGCGCTACCGACGTCACCTGGTCCGAACAGGACCGGAACGAGCTGCTGGCCACGGCGGAAGAGTCCCTTGCCTCGCTGTCCGGCCTGGTGACGAGCCTGCTGGACGTCAGCCGGCTCCAGGCCGGGGTGGTGGGCGTGAGCCTGGCACCGGTGGACGTGGCCGACGCGGTACTGCCGGCACTGGAGGAGCTGGAACTGGGCCCCGCCGAAGTCGAGCTGGAAATTCCCTCCGTCCAGCGCACCGTCACAGCTGACCCGGTGCTGCTGCAGCGGGTGCTGGTGAACCTGCTGGCAAATGCAATGCGTTTCAGTCCGGAGGGCAGCAAGACGGTGCTGTCCGTCAGCGAGTTTGCCGGCCGGGTGGAAATCCGCGTCATAGACTCGGGTCCCGGTGTTCCCGAACAGCGGAAGGGGGAAATATTTGTTCCCTTCCAGCGGCTGGGGGACACGGATAACTCCACCGGACTGGGGCTTGGCCTGGCACTGGCAAAAGGATTTACGGAAGGAATGGGCGGAACACTGGAAACCGAAGACACCCCCGGCGGCGGGCTGACCATGGTCCTCTCGCTGCCGGCTGCAGCACGGGTTTCCATCCCGGGACGGTCCAATCGGGCGGTGGCGGGATGA
- a CDS encoding response regulator transcription factor, whose amino-acid sequence MTAAELRLLLVDDHPVVRAGLRAMLEDSDSLTVAAEAADGAAAVEEVRKQEALGTPLDLVLMDLQMSPGMDGVTATRAIRAAGGPPVLILTTYDTDADILAAVEAGAAGYMLKDAHPDELRAAVTAAVEGRTALSPQVAARLMGRLRSPVAALSSRELELLELLATGLGNRAIARQLFISEATVKTHLVHIYGKLGVDNRTAAIAEAQRLRIIRS is encoded by the coding sequence ATGACGGCGGCGGAACTGCGCCTGCTGCTGGTCGATGACCATCCCGTGGTACGGGCCGGGCTGCGGGCCATGCTGGAAGACTCCGATTCCCTGACGGTGGCAGCCGAGGCAGCCGACGGCGCGGCGGCCGTGGAGGAGGTCCGGAAACAGGAGGCTCTCGGAACGCCCCTGGACCTGGTGCTCATGGACCTGCAGATGAGTCCCGGCATGGACGGGGTCACCGCCACACGTGCGATTAGGGCAGCGGGCGGCCCGCCGGTGCTGATCCTCACCACCTATGACACGGACGCAGATATTCTCGCGGCGGTCGAGGCCGGCGCAGCCGGATACATGCTCAAGGACGCACACCCGGACGAACTTCGCGCCGCCGTGACGGCAGCGGTGGAAGGCCGGACTGCCTTGTCGCCGCAGGTTGCAGCCCGCCTGATGGGCCGGCTCCGCAGCCCGGTTGCAGCGCTCAGCAGCCGTGAGCTCGAATTGCTGGAGCTGCTGGCCACGGGGCTGGGAAACCGCGCCATTGCGCGGCAGCTGTTCATCTCCGAGGCAACGGTAAAGACGCACCTCGTGCACATTTACGGGAAGCTCGGGGTGGATAACCGGACGGCCGCGATTGCCGAAGCGCAGCGGCTGCGGATCATCAGGTCCTGA
- the ligD gene encoding non-homologous end-joining DNA ligase, whose product MAREETTLTVPGPEGERQVRISSPGRVLWPKPGITKLDLARYMAEVGEAFIRANGDRPVSLERFPEGIGGEVFFSKNPPRGMPDWMRGVTVKYPSARSHPQVVLDEPAAAVWAVQMNTVVFHPWPSRAEDTDNPDQLRIDLDPQPGTDFNDAVRPAQELRTILAEAGLEAFIKTSGNRGIHLFAPIRPEHEFLEVRHAVIAAAREVERRMPEQVTTAWWKEERGERVFVDFNQANRDRTMAGAYSPRALPDAPVSCPITWDELEHVHPADFTIATIPERLRTVGDPWADMYRNPGSIDVLLQWWERDVSNGLGELPFPPDYPKMPGEPPRVQPSRARRKD is encoded by the coding sequence ATGGCACGTGAGGAAACCACCCTGACCGTTCCCGGTCCGGAAGGGGAGCGGCAGGTCCGCATCTCCAGTCCGGGGCGGGTGCTCTGGCCCAAGCCGGGTATCACCAAACTCGACCTGGCCCGTTACATGGCCGAGGTGGGCGAGGCCTTCATCCGCGCCAACGGCGACCGGCCGGTGTCGCTGGAACGCTTTCCGGAAGGCATCGGCGGCGAAGTCTTCTTCTCCAAGAACCCGCCGCGCGGCATGCCGGACTGGATGCGAGGGGTCACCGTGAAGTACCCCAGCGCCCGGTCCCATCCGCAGGTGGTGCTGGACGAGCCGGCCGCCGCCGTCTGGGCCGTGCAGATGAACACCGTGGTGTTCCATCCGTGGCCGTCCCGGGCGGAAGACACGGACAACCCGGACCAGCTGCGCATAGACCTGGACCCGCAGCCGGGAACCGATTTCAACGACGCCGTCCGCCCGGCCCAAGAGCTGCGCACCATCCTGGCCGAGGCCGGCCTGGAGGCATTCATCAAGACCTCGGGCAACCGCGGCATCCACCTCTTCGCCCCGATCCGGCCCGAGCATGAGTTCCTGGAGGTGCGGCACGCGGTGATCGCCGCGGCCCGGGAGGTGGAGCGCCGGATGCCGGAGCAGGTGACGACGGCGTGGTGGAAGGAGGAGCGCGGAGAGCGCGTTTTCGTGGACTTCAACCAGGCCAACCGGGACCGCACCATGGCAGGTGCCTACAGTCCGCGGGCCTTGCCGGATGCACCGGTTTCCTGCCCGATTACCTGGGACGAACTGGAGCACGTGCATCCGGCGGACTTCACCATCGCCACCATTCCGGAACGGCTGCGCACGGTAGGAGACCCGTGGGCGGACATGTACCGGAACCCGGGATCCATCGACGTCCTGCTCCAATGGTGGGAACGGGATGTGTCCAACGGGCTGGGCGAGCTGCCGTTCCCGCCGGACTATCCCAAAATGCCCGGTGAGCCGCCCCGGGTGCAGCCCAGCCGGGCACGCCGGAAGGATTAG
- a CDS encoding response regulator translates to MKILIADDDVQILRALRITLGAYGYEVVTAESGSAAIRKAVDTHPDLLVLDLGMPGLSGMDVIEAVRGWSAVPILVVSGRVDPADKVRALDLGADDYVTKPFSTEELLARIRALSRRVPAAAGPSEITFGAVRVDLAARRIARLKDGADVRLTPTEWRFLSELLAHPGMLVTQQTLLHNVWGPGTTDSGYLRLYIGQLRRKLEADPASPAHLLTEHGMGYRFVP, encoded by the coding sequence ATGAAGATTCTGATAGCGGACGACGACGTCCAGATCCTGCGCGCCCTGCGCATCACCCTCGGCGCGTACGGGTACGAGGTAGTGACGGCTGAAAGCGGCAGCGCTGCCATCCGGAAGGCGGTGGACACGCATCCGGACCTGCTGGTCCTGGACCTGGGAATGCCCGGGCTCAGCGGGATGGACGTTATTGAAGCGGTCCGCGGGTGGAGTGCGGTGCCCATCCTGGTGGTGTCAGGCCGGGTGGACCCGGCAGACAAAGTCCGCGCCCTGGACCTGGGGGCTGACGACTATGTGACCAAGCCGTTTTCCACCGAGGAGCTGCTGGCCCGGATCCGTGCCCTGTCCCGCCGGGTGCCGGCCGCCGCCGGGCCCAGCGAGATCACGTTCGGCGCGGTCCGCGTGGACCTGGCCGCCCGGCGGATCGCCCGCCTCAAGGACGGCGCCGACGTCCGGCTGACGCCTACCGAGTGGCGCTTCCTCTCAGAACTGCTGGCCCATCCCGGGATGCTGGTGACCCAGCAGACCCTGCTGCACAACGTGTGGGGTCCCGGAACAACGGACTCCGGCTACCTGCGCCTGTACATCGGCCAGCTGCGGCGGAAGCTGGAGGCCGATCCGGCCAGTCCCGCCCACCTGCTGACCGAACACGGCATGGGATACCGGTTTGTGCCCTGA
- a CDS encoding LysM peptidoglycan-binding domain-containing protein, protein MSFNKSQGRHRAETTGVWSTISLATATRGRTIGSTAAVVAAGSGLMLGMAAPASAGVVSNDNYTPTQTTAPAAPVAPAAPAAAPVVEAAPVAAPAAASTHTVVAGDTLGAIASTYGTSLENILSLNGLSMASVIYPGDVVTLSGDGAAAAPELSYAAASYSTEAYAAPVQAAAANTGVISTQATSVTPAPAAAPVGGTNAIMLASAYSQLGAAQDCTVLVEVALRAAGHSVGDLAPAQLAAYGTQVSTPEPGDMVYYADGGMGLAHIAIYVGNGEAIHSGWNGNQTVVQSVNVGSGPVFYRA, encoded by the coding sequence ATGTCTTTCAACAAGTCCCAGGGACGCCACCGCGCCGAGACCACCGGCGTTTGGTCCACCATCTCACTGGCCACCGCTACCCGCGGACGGACTATCGGCAGCACCGCAGCCGTTGTCGCCGCAGGTTCGGGCCTGATGCTCGGCATGGCAGCACCGGCCTCCGCCGGCGTTGTCTCCAACGACAACTACACACCCACCCAGACCACGGCACCCGCCGCACCGGTTGCTCCGGCTGCTCCGGCTGCCGCCCCCGTAGTTGAGGCTGCTCCCGTGGCCGCTCCGGCTGCCGCTTCCACCCACACCGTAGTTGCCGGTGACACCCTCGGTGCCATCGCCAGCACCTACGGTACGAGCCTGGAGAACATCCTCTCCCTCAACGGCCTGTCCATGGCCTCCGTCATCTACCCCGGTGACGTTGTGACCTTGTCCGGTGACGGCGCTGCTGCTGCCCCCGAGCTCAGCTACGCTGCCGCGTCCTACTCCACCGAGGCGTACGCCGCTCCGGTCCAGGCCGCTGCCGCCAACACCGGCGTGATCAGCACGCAGGCCACCTCCGTGACTCCGGCTCCGGCCGCTGCACCGGTGGGCGGCACCAACGCCATCATGCTGGCCTCGGCCTACTCGCAGCTGGGCGCAGCCCAGGACTGCACCGTGCTGGTTGAGGTTGCGCTCCGCGCCGCCGGCCACTCCGTAGGCGACCTTGCTCCCGCCCAGCTGGCGGCATACGGCACCCAGGTCTCCACCCCGGAGCCCGGCGACATGGTCTACTACGCCGACGGCGGCATGGGCCTGGCCCACATTGCCATCTACGTAGGCAACGGCGAAGCCATCCACAGCGGCTGGAACGGCAACCAGACCGTAGTCCAGTCCGTCAACGTCGGCTCCGGCCCCGTGTTCTACCGCGCATAA
- a CDS encoding ABC transporter permease, with amino-acid sequence MYLALRDLRFAKGRFALMGSVVALITLLLVLLSGLTAGLGNQNTAAIKGLSSAGADTVAFGAPAGTDPKVSYTESSVTAGQLASWRATPGIDRAEPLGIAQTRVLGGSSANVALFGVEEGSVLPPDPVRDGELLLDSETAGLLSVEPGDDVRVGGEVLRVGAPVEPTYYSHTPVAWTSLASWQDASHAGSTTDAEDSPAATVIAAAGTDDAAAIADRTAGTVSTDVRGSFSGLGSYSSENGSLVMMQAFLYGISALVVVAFLAVWTIQRTRDIAVLKALGGSSAYLMRDALAQAGIIVASGAVVGGLLAVLAGTLAGSAAPFHLTLATALLPVAGIVLLGLAGSAAAVRSVTRVDPLTALGGN; translated from the coding sequence GTGTATCTGGCATTGAGGGACCTCCGGTTCGCCAAAGGGCGGTTCGCCCTCATGGGCAGCGTCGTCGCCCTGATTACCCTGCTTCTGGTGCTGCTCTCCGGCCTGACCGCCGGACTGGGCAACCAAAACACCGCCGCTATCAAGGGCCTGTCCTCCGCCGGGGCGGACACGGTGGCCTTCGGTGCACCGGCCGGCACCGACCCCAAGGTGTCCTACACCGAGTCTTCCGTCACGGCCGGACAACTCGCCAGCTGGCGGGCGACCCCCGGAATTGACCGGGCCGAGCCTCTGGGTATTGCCCAGACCCGGGTCCTCGGGGGATCCAGCGCCAACGTGGCACTCTTCGGGGTTGAGGAAGGCAGTGTCCTGCCGCCGGATCCGGTCCGGGACGGTGAGCTGCTCCTGGATTCCGAGACTGCGGGGTTGCTGTCGGTCGAACCCGGCGACGACGTCCGGGTGGGCGGGGAGGTGCTCCGGGTTGGGGCACCTGTTGAGCCCACGTATTACAGCCATACCCCGGTGGCGTGGACGTCCCTTGCCAGTTGGCAGGACGCGTCGCATGCGGGCAGCACCACAGATGCAGAAGACAGCCCTGCAGCCACCGTGATTGCGGCAGCGGGCACAGACGACGCGGCAGCAATCGCGGACCGCACTGCTGGAACGGTTTCCACGGACGTACGGGGCTCGTTCAGCGGGCTGGGTTCCTACAGCTCGGAGAACGGTTCGCTGGTGATGATGCAGGCCTTCCTCTATGGCATTTCTGCCTTGGTGGTAGTGGCTTTCCTTGCCGTCTGGACTATCCAACGGACCCGTGACATTGCGGTGCTGAAAGCCCTCGGCGGAAGTTCCGCCTACCTCATGCGCGACGCCCTTGCCCAGGCCGGAATCATCGTGGCCTCCGGAGCCGTCGTCGGGGGGCTGCTGGCTGTGCTTGCCGGCACGCTCGCGGGCAGCGCCGCCCCGTTCCACCTCACCCTTGCCACGGCGCTGCTGCCCGTGGCGGGCATTGTCCTGCTTGGACTGGCCGGGTCCGCGGCGGCCGTACGCAGCGTCACGAGGGTGGACCCGCTGACGGCACTCGGCGGCAACTAG